A genomic region of Pelodiscus sinensis isolate JC-2024 chromosome 1, ASM4963464v1, whole genome shotgun sequence contains the following coding sequences:
- the LOC142829220 gene encoding olfactory receptor 52P1-like: protein MAVFNFTISDPSPFILTGIPGLETAHVWISIPYCTFYLIGLMGNCILLFVVGKEQTLRKPMYLLLCMLGLTEIGTSTSVVPKALCIFWFNWRGITVVGCLTQMFFIHAGSLMHSAVLVAMAFDRYVAICSPLRYTSILSNARVAKLGLVGLIRSVLFILPLPLLLSRHPFCANRFIPHTYCEHMAVAKNSCGDITVNRMYGLVTAFAVMGLDLTFIAISYCLIIRAVLRISSRKAHQKALSTCTAHVCVMLMAYPPGLFSIFLYRFGQDIAPHIHIISANVYFLFPPLLNPIVYGVNNKELREKVGKYTRRMCFSGAADFKPV, encoded by the coding sequence ATGGCAGTTTTCAACTTCACCATATCAGATCCTTCACCATTCATCCTAActggcattcctggcctggaaaCTGCTCACGTCTGGATTTCTATCCCTTACTGTACTTTCTACCTGATAGGCCTGATGGGAAATTGCATTCTTCTCTTTGTGGTGGGCAAAGAGCAGACCCTGCGCAAGCCGAtgtacctgctgctctgcatgctgggGCTCACAGAAATCGGAACATCTACCTCGGTGGTGCCAAAGGCCCTgtgtatattttggttcaattgGAGAGGTATTACGGTGGTcggctgcctcacccagatgtttttCATTCATGCTGGTTCTCTGATGCACTCAGCCGTCCTGGTGGCAATGGCCTTCGATCGCTACGTTGCCATTTGTAGCCCTCTGAGATACACCAGCATCCTCAGCAACGCACGAGTAGCTAAGCTAGGGCTCGTGGGTTTGATAAGATCGGTTCTCTTTATtctacccctgcccctgctcttgaGCAGACATCCCTTCTGTGCCAACCGCTTTATCCCGCATACATACTGCGAGCACATGGCGGTGGCAAAGAACTCATGTGGGGACATCACAGTGAACAGGATGTATGGCTTGGTGACAGCATTTGCAGTCATGGGGTTAGATCTGACTTTCATCGCCATATCCTACTGTCTGATCATTAGGGCCGTCCTCAGAATCTCCTCCAGGAaagcccaccagaaagccctcagcacctgcaccGCCCACGTCTGTGTGATGCTGATGGCTTATCCTCCTGgtctcttttccatttttttgtaCCGGTTTGGTCAGGACATCGCTCCCCATATTCATATCATCTCAGCCAATGTCtacttcctcttccccccactgctcAACCCTATTGTTTACGGGGTCAATAACAAAGAGCTACGTGAGAAAGTGGGCAAATACACCAGGAGAATGTGCTTTTCCGGGGCAGCCGACTTTAAACCTGTGTGA